The genomic interval CCGCTCTCGCCGAAGCACCGATGGTCGAAGGCCAGCACGCTGAACCCGGCCGCATTGAACCGCTCCGCGAAACGGTCCGTCCCCGGCTCCTTCGTCACTCCGAAGCCGCCGGTCATCACCACGCACCCACCGTTGGTCCCCGGGTAGTGCCAGGCCGCGCAGGCGACCCCACCGCTGCTGAAGCTCACTTTCTCGCGCATATTGAAAGTGAACCACGTGGTTCGCAAACTGTCTACGCCTGTTCCTCACGCTCCAGGGCCCGGGTCAGCGCCGCCAGCCCGGCATCGATCCCGGCCGCGTCACCGCTGGTCCGCCACTCGATCAGGAATCCGCGCAGCGTGGCCAGGATCATTTCGGCAACCTCCGTACGACGCTGCTCGGACCAGGACTCCGGACAGAGCGACAACAGCGTCGGCAGGTACTGCCGCGAGGCCGTCCGCGCCAGGTCGGCGTACCGCGGGGCGTCGTACATCGCGAGCCCGATCGCCTGGTCGAGCACCCACGACTCCTCGCCGATGAGCGTGGGCCACATGGATCGCACTCGATCCGCGAGCGAGCGGTCGCCGGGGCCTTCGGTCGCGGCTGCGAGGGCGCGGGTGATCCGCCGTTCGCGAAGCTGCAGGACCGCCTGCGTGAGCAGGTCCTCGGCGCCGTCGAAGTGGTACAGCAGCACCTTGTGCGTCGTACCCGCTGCCCGCGCCGCGCGGCGGAGCGAGAAGTCGACCAGACCGTTGGTCCCGAGCTCGTCCGCGACCTTGTCCAGCAGCTCCCGTCGCCGCGCCTCACCGCGCGGCGACTTCACCGACCGCCGATACCCCGTACGCTCCTCAGTCACCTGGTCAGTATCTAGGTGAATGATGCGACTAGGTAGCCGACGCCGTACGGGGCGGCGTTGTAGGTCAGGTCGGCGGTCAGCGTCGTACCTTCGAGGGCGGCCGCGAGTGCTTGCCAGGGGGCTCGGCCGGCGGCTTGCAGTTCGGTGGCGAGGTCTGGGTCGAGAGCTTTGAGTACGTCGAGATCGCTGTGCTGCAAGGCGGTTGCGACGGTGGTGTCGAAGATCTCCGCGCGGGGATGGAGGTGGACGGGCGAATGCTCACTGC from Kribbella sp. NBC_00709 carries:
- a CDS encoding TetR/AcrR family transcriptional regulator, with protein sequence MTEERTGYRRSVKSPRGEARRRELLDKVADELGTNGLVDFSLRRAARAAGTTHKVLLYHFDGAEDLLTQAVLQLRERRITRALAAATEGPGDRSLADRVRSMWPTLIGEESWVLDQAIGLAMYDAPRYADLARTASRQYLPTLLSLCPESWSEQRRTEVAEMILATLRGFLIEWRTSGDAAGIDAGLAALTRALEREEQA